In Chitinophagales bacterium, one DNA window encodes the following:
- a CDS encoding glycosyltransferase, with product MEVLFILFVVTAIIQLLYLLIVFRSLAAYRQPKHVEHAQPVSVIICARNEAARLDKNLPMILEQDYPDFEVVVVNDNSADDTELLLMRLSARYPQLVVRTIKQDSNIMQGKKYPLTVGIRAAKHELVLLTDADCTPSGSRWISSMTAVFTGETEIVLGYAPYRKYGTFINKFIRYETFINGLCYLSFALSGIPYMGVGRNLAYRKKIFFANNVFPKHPHLVSGDDDLLINKAAKSNNTRVQLSKDALVYSEPKKSWDEYWEQKRRHVSTGKYYKFGHMMLLGLFSLTHLLFYCLFLLVMMYSAYQAEALVLFALRMVVQGFVFSPSMKRMGEDDLFWYFPVLDIFFLIYYLKLFPDVFQTKQAAWK from the coding sequence TTGGAAGTACTCTTTATTCTATTCGTTGTAACAGCGATAATTCAGCTTTTATACCTGTTGATAGTGTTCCGTTCTCTTGCTGCTTACAGGCAGCCGAAGCATGTGGAGCATGCACAGCCGGTTTCAGTGATTATCTGTGCCAGGAATGAAGCTGCACGGCTTGATAAGAATCTTCCGATGATACTGGAACAGGATTATCCGGACTTTGAAGTGGTAGTCGTAAATGATAATTCAGCTGATGACACCGAGCTTTTGCTGATGCGCCTGTCAGCCAGGTATCCGCAACTCGTGGTGCGTACGATAAAGCAGGATTCAAACATCATGCAGGGCAAGAAGTATCCGTTAACGGTTGGTATAAGGGCCGCAAAACATGAGTTGGTATTACTGACTGATGCTGACTGTACTCCGTCAGGCAGTCGGTGGATCAGCAGCATGACCGCTGTTTTTACCGGGGAAACGGAAATTGTGTTAGGATACGCGCCATACAGGAAATACGGCACGTTCATCAATAAGTTTATCCGATATGAGACTTTTATAAACGGGCTTTGCTACCTTTCTTTCGCATTATCAGGCATACCTTATATGGGCGTTGGGCGGAACCTGGCGTATCGCAAAAAGATTTTTTTTGCCAATAATGTTTTCCCCAAGCACCCGCACCTCGTTTCCGGTGATGATGATTTGCTGATTAACAAAGCAGCAAAATCAAACAATACGCGGGTTCAGTTAAGTAAGGATGCCCTCGTCTATTCCGAACCTAAAAAATCATGGGATGAATACTGGGAACAGAAGCGAAGGCATGTGAGTACCGGCAAATATTATAAATTCGGACACATGATGCTGTTGGGACTTTTCTCTCTGACACACCTGTTGTTTTATTGCTTATTTTTATTGGTGATGATGTATTCCGCTTACCAGGCTGAAGCACTTGTTTTATTTGCGTTGCGCATGGTTGTGCAGGGTTTTGTTTTCAGCCCTTCGATGAAGAGAATGGGAGAAGACGATCTGTTCTGGTATTTTCCGGTACTGGATATCTTTTTTTTGATTTACTACCTTAAGTTGTTCCCGGATGTCTTTCAAACCAAGCAGGCAGCATGGAAGTAA
- a CDS encoding anthranilate synthase component I family protein, with product MRNSAAFPAGDIKLLKKKLLHWAADISPAVFIDHNAYTHFHPEIDCLVATGAIHSFAPEGGNVFTSLKAFVDQQHDWLFGYLSYDLKNEITPQPLPANPLIADYTGFPQAYFFRPRHVLQIIGEKLIIASTDDPSTLFACINSTTIHETTPSGGTVANRVNRQSYMADVLKLQQHILNGDLYEVNLCQEFYIENYIAHPAALFERLNDINPAPFATFFRLSDHYLLSASPERFLKKTGHTITSQPMKGTRQRHALVSDEVQREQLRNDPKERAENVMIVDLVRNDLAKSAVPGSVKVQDLFGVFTFPTVHQMVSTVTAELRPEVHPVTAIKNAFPMGSMTGAPKIKAMELIEQYEKSKRGLFSGTIGYITPAGDFDFSVVIRSILYNATSKYLSFQAGSAITYDSVAEKEYEECLLKAKALIAALQ from the coding sequence ATGCGGAATTCTGCAGCATTTCCAGCAGGAGATATCAAGCTCCTCAAAAAAAAACTGTTGCACTGGGCCGCAGATATTTCTCCCGCAGTTTTTATTGATCATAATGCTTATACTCATTTTCATCCTGAAATTGACTGCCTGGTAGCAACCGGTGCTATCCATTCCTTTGCACCTGAAGGCGGAAATGTATTTACTTCCCTGAAAGCATTTGTTGATCAGCAGCACGACTGGTTATTTGGATATCTTTCCTATGATCTTAAAAATGAAATAACGCCGCAACCGTTGCCGGCCAACCCGCTGATTGCTGACTATACCGGCTTTCCGCAAGCATATTTTTTCAGACCCCGGCACGTGCTGCAAATCATTGGTGAAAAACTTATCATAGCATCAACCGATGATCCATCAACGTTGTTTGCCTGCATAAATAGTACAACAATTCATGAAACAACTCCTTCCGGTGGTACGGTTGCGAACCGGGTAAACAGGCAAAGCTATATGGCTGATGTGCTGAAGCTTCAGCAACATATCCTGAATGGCGACTTGTATGAAGTTAATTTGTGCCAGGAATTTTACATTGAAAATTATATTGCTCATCCCGCTGCATTATTTGAACGGCTCAATGATATAAACCCTGCTCCATTTGCAACTTTCTTCCGGCTAAGTGATCATTACCTGCTGTCGGCGAGCCCGGAGAGGTTCCTGAAAAAAACAGGCCATACCATCACCTCACAACCTATGAAAGGTACACGGCAGCGCCATGCTTTGGTAAGCGATGAGGTTCAGCGTGAGCAATTGCGCAACGATCCAAAGGAAAGAGCGGAGAACGTGATGATCGTTGACCTCGTGCGCAATGATCTTGCAAAAAGCGCTGTACCGGGTTCGGTAAAAGTGCAGGATCTTTTCGGCGTCTTCACGTTCCCTACAGTTCATCAGATGGTTTCAACAGTTACCGCTGAGCTTCGCCCGGAGGTGCATCCTGTAACAGCCATAAAAAATGCTTTCCCGATGGGGTCAATGACCGGAGCGCCAAAGATAAAAGCGATGGAATTGATTGAACAATATGAAAAATCGAAACGCGGCCTGTTTTCCGGAACAATCGGTTATATCACACCGGCCGGCGATTTTGATTTCAGCGTGGTGATCAGGAGTATCCTGTATAATGCCACGTCAAAATATCTTTCATTCCAGGCAGGCAGTGCCATCACCTATGATTCCGTGGCTGAAAAAGAATATGAGGAATGCCTGCTGAAAGCGAAAGCATTAATTGCAGCGCTCCAATAA
- the dprA gene encoding DNA-processing protein DprA, with translation MQSNEQLYRLALTLIPNIGDVLAKNLVSYCGSVEKIFKSKKHDLLRVPGIDEVRARSILSFREFAAAERELAFIEKNKIRMLFYLDDDYPQRLKTVLDCPVILYVKGNIQLNAGRMLSIVGTRHASDYGKAFTETLVEDLKPFGVTIVSGLAYGIDICAHRAAVIHNMPTIGVLAHGLNRLYPAQHRATAVRMLECGGLITEFKSSDAFDRENFPRRNRIVAGIADATVVIESAVKGGALITAEIANSYNRDVYAVPGRVGDKYAEGCNHFIKSNKANLVECANDIAYLSGWIDKKSVTAKQKQLFVELNETEQAIATLIGEKPPVHVDEIARRMRLSGSQLAAALLALEFQGVVIALPGKMYRPG, from the coding sequence ATGCAATCAAATGAACAACTCTACCGGTTAGCGCTGACGCTAATCCCGAATATTGGTGATGTGTTGGCAAAAAACCTGGTAAGTTATTGCGGCAGCGTGGAAAAAATATTTAAGTCAAAGAAGCATGACTTGCTCAGAGTACCCGGAATTGATGAGGTTCGTGCCAGATCAATACTGTCTTTTCGTGAGTTTGCTGCAGCAGAAAGGGAATTGGCATTCATTGAAAAGAATAAGATCAGGATGCTATTTTATTTGGATGATGATTATCCCCAAAGGCTGAAAACTGTTCTGGACTGTCCTGTTATACTGTATGTCAAAGGAAATATTCAACTGAATGCGGGCAGAATGCTGTCAATAGTTGGTACAAGGCATGCGTCAGACTATGGTAAAGCATTCACGGAAACACTGGTGGAGGACCTGAAGCCTTTTGGGGTAACAATAGTGAGTGGCCTTGCTTATGGGATTGACATCTGCGCACACCGTGCAGCTGTTATTCACAATATGCCTACTATCGGTGTACTGGCTCACGGATTAAACCGGTTGTATCCTGCGCAACACCGTGCCACCGCTGTCAGAATGCTTGAGTGCGGAGGGCTTATCACCGAGTTCAAGAGTTCAGATGCATTTGACCGGGAGAATTTCCCCAGGCGCAACAGGATTGTTGCAGGCATTGCGGACGCGACCGTGGTGATTGAATCTGCGGTGAAAGGCGGCGCACTCATCACTGCTGAAATAGCCAATTCCTATAACCGTGATGTATATGCCGTACCCGGAAGAGTGGGTGACAAGTATGCGGAAGGATGCAACCATTTTATTAAAAGCAACAAAGCAAACCTCGTCGAGTGTGCGAACGATATTGCCTATCTGTCCGGATGGATTGATAAAAAATCAGTAACTGCAAAGCAAAAGCAATTATTTGTTGAGCTGAATGAGACGGAACAAGCGATTGCGACATTGATTGGGGAAAAACCACCGGTTCATGTAGATGAAATTGCGCGGAGAATGCGTCTTTCAGGCAGTCAGCTTGCTGCCGCACTGCTGGCACTTGAATTCCAGGGAGTGGTGATAGCCCTGCCCGGTAAGATGTACCGGCCAGGCTGA
- a CDS encoding transcriptional repressor translates to MKQENLLPQVQQLFAEYLELNHQRKTTERFAILTEIYSRNDHFDAESLFLEMKKKHYNVSRATVYNTLDLLQECALITRHQFGNNQARFEKSYGFRQHDHLICLDCHKVLEFCDPRIHQITTRMGDLLNFEIDHHSLILYGHCRGCDAKDNLQHTKQKKDAAARQGKRKPFVKNQLA, encoded by the coding sequence ATGAAACAGGAAAATCTACTACCGCAGGTCCAACAGCTCTTTGCTGAATACCTCGAATTAAATCATCAGCGGAAAACCACGGAGCGGTTTGCGATCCTGACAGAGATTTATTCGCGCAATGATCATTTTGATGCGGAATCCCTTTTCCTTGAAATGAAGAAGAAGCATTACAATGTAAGCCGCGCTACAGTGTATAATACGCTCGACTTGTTGCAGGAATGTGCATTAATTACCAGGCATCAGTTCGGGAATAACCAGGCACGATTTGAAAAGTCATACGGTTTCCGCCAGCACGATCACCTGATCTGCCTTGATTGCCATAAGGTGCTGGAATTCTGTGACCCGAGGATTCACCAGATCACGACGCGCATGGGCGATTTGCTGAATTTTGAAATTGATCACCATTCCCTGATTTTGTACGGTCATTGCCGTGGATGTGATGCCAAAGACAACCTTCAGCACACCAAACAAAAAAAGGATGCTGCTGCCAGACAGGGAAAGCGAAAGCCGTTTGTTAAAAATCAACTTGCATAG
- a CDS encoding adenylosuccinate synthase has translation MAVDVLLGLQWGDEGKGKIVDFLAPDYDVVARFQGGPNAGHTLNIEGRRIVLRTIPSGVFCERPCNLIGNGVVIDPIEFLKEAKELEAIGIDLKKKLKLSRKAHLIIPTHRLLDAASEAAKGEEKIGSTLKGIGPAYMDKTGRNGLRVGDLASPELPALYANLKKKHLDLLTLYNYAADFNQLEQQWFEGVEYLRSLDMVSGEYFINEKLKEGKHVLAEGAQGSMLDIDFGTYPFVTSSNTISAAACTGLGIPPTAIRDVMGIIKAYCTRVGGGPFPTELSDETGEALRKAGHEFGAVTGRPRRCGWLDLVAVNYTCMLNGVTKLIITKADVLNIFDEIKVCNAYAINGTVTSAVPFDITSAPIDPVYESLPGWKTNHGMKKAADLPESLHAFMEYVKQKTGVPVSIISIGAGRDELVAF, from the coding sequence ATGGCTGTTGATGTGTTGCTGGGTTTGCAATGGGGTGATGAAGGCAAAGGCAAAATTGTTGATTTCCTTGCCCCTGACTATGATGTTGTTGCCCGGTTCCAGGGTGGCCCCAATGCAGGGCATACCCTCAATATTGAAGGAAGGCGAATTGTATTACGTACCATTCCGTCTGGCGTATTTTGTGAAAGGCCCTGTAACCTGATCGGCAATGGCGTCGTAATAGACCCGATTGAATTTCTCAAAGAAGCCAAAGAACTGGAAGCTATTGGCATCGACCTGAAAAAAAAACTGAAGCTATCGCGAAAAGCACATCTCATTATTCCCACCCATCGCCTGCTTGATGCTGCTTCCGAAGCAGCCAAGGGGGAAGAAAAAATCGGTTCAACACTAAAGGGAATCGGACCGGCTTATATGGATAAGACGGGCCGCAATGGTTTGCGTGTTGGCGACCTTGCTTCGCCGGAACTCCCTGCTTTATATGCAAATCTTAAAAAGAAACATCTCGATCTGCTGACACTTTATAACTATGCTGCTGATTTTAATCAGCTGGAACAGCAATGGTTTGAAGGCGTGGAATACCTGCGTTCTCTTGATATGGTGTCTGGTGAGTATTTCATCAATGAAAAGCTGAAAGAAGGTAAACACGTGCTGGCTGAAGGAGCACAGGGCTCAATGTTGGATATTGATTTTGGAACCTACCCGTTTGTCACTTCATCTAATACAATTTCAGCCGCTGCCTGTACCGGCCTCGGTATTCCGCCAACTGCCATCCGGGATGTGATGGGTATCATCAAAGCTTACTGCACAAGGGTTGGCGGCGGACCGTTTCCGACTGAGTTGTCCGATGAAACCGGCGAAGCACTGCGAAAAGCAGGGCATGAATTCGGCGCTGTCACAGGCAGGCCGCGCCGTTGCGGATGGCTCGATCTTGTGGCAGTTAATTACACTTGTATGCTCAATGGCGTCACCAAACTTATTATTACAAAAGCTGACGTGTTGAATATTTTTGACGAGATAAAGGTGTGTAATGCATATGCTATTAACGGAACAGTAACCAGTGCCGTGCCATTCGATATTACTTCCGCTCCTATTGATCCCGTGTATGAATCGTTGCCGGGCTGGAAAACAAATCACGGTATGAAGAAAGCAGCTGATTTGCCGGAATCATTACATGCATTTATGGAGTATGTGAAGCAAAAGACAGGCGTGCCGGTTTCCATTATTTCCATTGGGGCAGGCAGAGATGAGCTGGTTGCATTCTGA
- a CDS encoding STAS domain-containing protein has protein sequence MDYVVQKVEQTVIMMLQGKLMHEQQTAQIRNRIAEGLSGNERKFIFDLKSLEFVNSTCLNFLVASRNKIVEQGGELVLCNVSDQLKKLLVMTRLESYFKIAGRTADAMLLLNDAYKS, from the coding sequence ATGGATTATGTAGTTCAGAAAGTGGAGCAAACAGTAATCATGATGCTGCAGGGCAAGTTGATGCATGAGCAGCAGACCGCGCAAATCCGCAACAGGATTGCAGAAGGGCTTTCCGGAAATGAAAGAAAATTCATTTTTGATTTGAAAAGCCTTGAATTTGTTAACAGCACCTGTCTCAATTTCCTCGTTGCTTCCCGCAATAAAATTGTGGAGCAGGGCGGAGAACTTGTGCTGTGTAATGTTTCCGATCAACTCAAAAAACTACTGGTTATGACGCGGCTCGAAAGTTATTTTAAGATTGCCGGCCGTACTGCGGATGCCATGCTCCTGCTAAACGATGCTTACAAAAGCTGA
- the rsmG gene encoding 16S rRNA (guanine(527)-N(7))-methyltransferase RsmG produces the protein MNHLLKYFPQMADGMLEQFKQLDNLYRNWNTKINVISRKDIDQLYERHVLHSLAISRMISFKPGTRIIDVGTGGGFPGIPLAILFPEVQFLLIDATGKKIKVVQAVAEAIMLKNVKALHARVEDVQGRFDFVVSRAVAPLNTLYGWTRHLVSVESKNELPNGWLLLKGGDLDEELHQLKKKVKLTAVSDFFEEDYFIGKFIVSFGQAG, from the coding sequence ATGAACCATCTGTTGAAATATTTCCCGCAAATGGCAGATGGCATGCTGGAACAATTTAAGCAACTGGATAATCTTTATCGCAACTGGAACACAAAGATCAACGTGATATCTCGGAAAGATATTGACCAATTATATGAGCGCCACGTCTTGCATTCACTGGCTATATCGAGAATGATTTCATTTAAGCCGGGAACCCGCATTATTGATGTCGGGACGGGTGGAGGTTTCCCTGGCATACCACTCGCCATCTTGTTTCCCGAAGTGCAATTTTTGCTGATCGATGCTACCGGGAAAAAAATAAAAGTAGTTCAAGCTGTCGCAGAAGCTATCATGTTGAAGAACGTGAAAGCACTCCATGCAAGGGTGGAAGATGTGCAAGGCCGTTTCGATTTTGTGGTAAGCAGGGCTGTAGCGCCCCTGAATACGCTCTATGGATGGACAAGACATCTTGTTTCCGTAGAAAGTAAAAATGAATTGCCAAACGGATGGTTGTTGCTGAAAGGCGGAGATCTTGATGAGGAATTGCATCAACTGAAGAAGAAAGTTAAGCTGACTGCTGTAAGTGATTTTTTTGAGGAAGATTATTTTATAGGTAAATTCATAGTGAGTTTCGGACAGGCAGGTTAG
- a CDS encoding sigma-70 family RNA polymerase sigma factor, giving the protein MEVNPDFSPRAKEDIELVRMALTGDQRAYAVLMSRYKDSIYFLLLKMVHNEDDANDLTIEAFGKAFSNLSKYTPEFAFSTWLYKIALNNSIDFIRKKKVETLSLFEVNENDQGETFRIDVQSSAPDPEESYIKKQRNKLLREVIEKINPKYRVLIELRYYDELSYEEIAEETGLPLGTVKAQLFRAKGLLFQILDGSKEHM; this is encoded by the coding sequence ATGGAAGTAAATCCTGATTTTTCACCGCGTGCCAAAGAGGATATAGAGCTGGTGCGAATGGCGCTTACCGGCGATCAGCGGGCATACGCCGTATTAATGTCGCGATATAAGGATTCCATCTATTTCCTTTTACTGAAAATGGTGCACAACGAGGATGATGCAAATGATCTTACGATTGAGGCCTTTGGTAAGGCATTCAGCAACCTTTCGAAGTACACTCCTGAATTTGCTTTCAGTACCTGGTTATATAAAATCGCATTGAATAACAGCATTGATTTTATCAGGAAAAAAAAGGTGGAAACATTATCGCTGTTTGAGGTAAATGAAAATGATCAGGGAGAGACTTTCAGGATTGATGTGCAAAGCTCTGCACCTGATCCGGAAGAAAGTTATATTAAAAAGCAGCGGAACAAACTGCTTCGGGAGGTAATCGAAAAAATAAATCCGAAATACAGGGTGCTCATTGAACTTCGATATTATGATGAATTGTCATATGAGGAAATAGCGGAGGAGACCGGTTTGCCGCTGGGCACGGTAAAGGCACAACTGTTTCGTGCCAAGGGCTTACTGTTCCAGATACTGGATGGCAGCAAAGAACACATGTAA